A region from the Desulfomarina profundi genome encodes:
- the glpA gene encoding anaerobic glycerol-3-phosphate dehydrogenase subunit A, which translates to MHIETEVLIIGGGVTGTGVMRDLALRGINCCLIDRADLCSGASGGNHGLLHSGCRYVSNDLHSAMECRKESAILKTIVPQCIEDTGGLFVAVKGDDLLFAEKFPEYCETASILCESLTPRQARELEPLLSKDIIQAFRVPDATIDPFRLALLNVADAGRNSDSSYYPHTELLNFSLEKGTITTAVCRDNKTGKKTTIHAKQFINAGGAWAMEIACLAGCEDVSLLYSKGSLLISHDRLTNHVINRLRPPGDGDILVPGGTVSVLGTTSVRTDNLNDIRPTVPEIDKNVLEGAAMIPALATTRYIRAFSGVRPLLQSGGSGDDREATRGFALFDHEGQNISNFCTITGGKLTTYRLMAEKTADLVARRLNNSTPCRTHLNLLVDDESCRWTEPGASPKYWYQSNDPDNMILCECEMVPQSAIDEIISGAPGYEKEMTLEAIALRSRAGKGPCQGSFCGIRIASHLYDRDFYTDQTGLTHMRNFFDERFKGTRTITWGAQAAQMELAEAMHCGLLGLDMIDEPSGEK; encoded by the coding sequence ATGCACATTGAAACAGAAGTGCTGATAATCGGTGGCGGTGTGACCGGCACCGGAGTCATGCGCGACCTCGCTTTGCGCGGTATCAACTGCTGCCTGATCGACAGAGCTGACCTCTGCTCGGGTGCCTCTGGAGGCAACCATGGGCTGCTCCACTCCGGCTGCCGATATGTCTCAAATGATCTCCATTCCGCCATGGAATGCAGAAAGGAAAGTGCGATTCTCAAAACAATCGTCCCCCAATGCATTGAAGACACCGGTGGACTCTTCGTGGCAGTTAAGGGTGATGATCTTCTTTTTGCGGAAAAATTCCCTGAATATTGTGAGACTGCTTCCATTCTCTGCGAGTCTCTCACGCCGCGCCAAGCCCGGGAACTCGAACCATTATTAAGCAAAGATATTATTCAGGCTTTCAGGGTACCTGACGCCACCATCGACCCCTTTCGTCTTGCCCTTCTGAATGTCGCTGATGCCGGCCGCAACAGTGATAGCAGCTATTACCCCCACACGGAACTACTCAACTTTTCTCTCGAGAAAGGCACAATAACAACAGCAGTCTGTCGAGATAATAAAACGGGTAAGAAGACAACTATTCACGCAAAACAATTTATCAATGCGGGTGGGGCCTGGGCCATGGAAATAGCCTGTCTTGCCGGCTGTGAAGATGTCAGCCTGCTCTATTCAAAAGGTTCGCTCCTGATCAGCCATGACAGGTTGACCAACCACGTTATAAACCGGCTGCGCCCTCCAGGAGATGGGGATATCCTGGTCCCTGGCGGTACTGTTTCAGTACTCGGCACAACCTCTGTCCGTACTGACAACCTCAACGATATCAGACCAACAGTACCGGAAATTGACAAAAACGTCCTTGAAGGTGCGGCAATGATCCCTGCCCTTGCCACTACACGTTATATCCGGGCCTTCTCCGGAGTTCGCCCCCTGCTGCAATCCGGTGGATCGGGAGATGACCGGGAGGCCACACGGGGATTTGCCCTTTTTGATCATGAAGGTCAGAATATATCAAACTTCTGTACCATTACCGGGGGGAAACTCACTACCTACAGGTTGATGGCTGAAAAAACAGCAGACCTTGTCGCCCGTCGTCTCAACAACTCAACCCCCTGCAGAACCCATCTGAACCTTCTGGTAGATGATGAAAGCTGCAGATGGACAGAACCTGGTGCTTCACCCAAATACTGGTATCAGTCGAACGACCCGGATAACATGATACTCTGCGAATGTGAAATGGTTCCCCAGTCCGCCATTGATGAGATTATCTCCGGTGCTCCAGGATATGAAAAGGAAATGACCCTGGAAGCCATCGCTCTCAGGTCCAGGGCGGGGAAAGGACCGTGCCAGGGATCATTTTGCGGGATCCGAATAGCTTCACATCTTTACGATCGGGATTTTTATACAGACCAGACAGGTCTCACCCATATGAGGAACTTCTTTGACGAACGATTCAAGGGAACGCGCACTATTACCTGGGGCGCCCAGGCCGCACAGATGGAGCTTGCAGAAGCAATGCATTGCGGTCTACTTGGCCTGGACATGATTGATGAACCATCTGGAGAGAAGTAA
- the glpK gene encoding glycerol kinase GlpK — MSAHILAIDQGTTSSRAIIFNDKLETAGLAQEEFEQFFPRSGWVEHDPEEIWSTTLATCRQALENADLSATDIAAIGITNQRETTIVWERETGKPIHRAIVWQDRRTADFCRKLRDSGHEPMVTRKTGLLLDAYFSGTKINWILENIPGARRMANEGRLAFGTVDTFLLWRLTEGRVHATDATNASRTMLYNIHDNCWDTELLQLFDIPDSMLPKVKNCSDDFGMCAPALLGSSIPVRGIAGDQQAALVGQACFQPGMIKSTYGTGCFIVLNTGEQAVSSGNKLLTTIGYRLGDKTTYALEGSIFVAGAAVQWMRDAMGLIETASETGKLAREADINQDVYLVPAFTGLGAPHWDPDARGAIFGITRATGPAELSRAALESVCYQTRDLLEAMAGDWNGMKTTVLRVDGGMVASNYTMQFLADILSAPVDRPSILETTAVGAAYLAGLHESIFPDPSEFAATWKQDKRFEPSLDGEIRERKYSGWKDAVSRTLTRP; from the coding sequence ATGTCAGCACATATCCTCGCCATAGATCAGGGAACCACTTCAAGCAGGGCGATTATTTTCAATGATAAGCTTGAAACAGCAGGACTTGCCCAAGAAGAGTTTGAACAGTTTTTTCCCCGGTCCGGCTGGGTCGAGCATGACCCGGAAGAAATATGGAGTACTACTCTCGCCACTTGCCGACAGGCACTTGAAAATGCAGACCTTTCCGCCACAGATATTGCGGCAATAGGTATTACCAACCAGCGGGAAACTACCATTGTCTGGGAACGGGAGACAGGGAAACCAATCCACCGCGCCATTGTCTGGCAGGACAGAAGAACGGCCGATTTCTGTAGAAAGCTCCGTGATTCCGGACATGAACCAATGGTTACCAGGAAAACCGGACTCCTCCTGGACGCTTATTTTTCCGGAACAAAAATCAACTGGATCCTTGAAAACATCCCCGGTGCCAGGCGGATGGCAAATGAAGGAAGGCTGGCCTTCGGTACTGTAGACACCTTTCTGCTCTGGAGGCTGACAGAGGGCAGAGTCCATGCGACGGATGCCACCAATGCCTCCCGCACCATGCTGTACAATATCCACGACAACTGCTGGGATACAGAACTGCTTCAGCTCTTTGATATCCCCGATTCAATGCTGCCGAAAGTCAAAAACTGTTCCGACGACTTTGGTATGTGCGCACCCGCACTTTTAGGTTCTTCCATTCCAGTACGGGGAATTGCGGGGGATCAGCAGGCTGCCCTGGTAGGCCAGGCCTGTTTTCAACCAGGCATGATTAAATCAACTTACGGCACTGGATGTTTTATTGTTCTCAATACAGGAGAGCAGGCGGTCAGTTCAGGCAACAAATTGCTCACCACCATTGGTTACAGACTGGGTGACAAAACGACCTACGCTCTTGAAGGTTCCATCTTTGTCGCCGGAGCTGCAGTTCAATGGATGAGGGATGCCATGGGCCTGATAGAAACCGCCTCTGAAACAGGTAAACTCGCACGGGAAGCTGATATTAACCAGGATGTTTACCTCGTGCCCGCCTTTACCGGTCTTGGAGCACCTCACTGGGATCCGGATGCAAGGGGTGCGATTTTCGGTATCACCCGTGCCACCGGCCCTGCGGAACTGTCCCGGGCTGCCCTGGAATCAGTCTGTTACCAGACCAGAGACCTTCTTGAAGCGATGGCGGGAGACTGGAACGGTATGAAAACAACCGTACTCCGGGTAGATGGCGGCATGGTAGCTTCCAATTATACCATGCAATTCCTGGCTGATATCCTCAGTGCACCGGTTGATCGACCATCAATTCTCGAAACAACGGCGGTCGGTGCCGCCTACCTTGCCGGACTCCATGAATCCATCTTTCCTGACCCGTCTGAATTCGCTGCGACATGGAAGCAGGACAAACGATTTGAACCATCCCTTGATGGAGAGATACGGGAAAGAAAATACAGTGGCTGGAAAGATGCTGTCTCCAGGACATTGACCAGGCCATAG
- the glpB gene encoding glycerol-3-phosphate dehydrogenase subunit GlpB gives MVERTRNISTDLAVIGSGLAGFAASIFALNRNIRTTQVGDSGAVTYTTGYLDLLGYHFPEPMDLLDDPWRGLQQLKELHPSHPLSRISGNDIRDAFGQVTDFLNECGIHYSSPGGKNLQALTPAGTVKPTLCMPETMLPGVNAFHNKKSAVIVDFKGLKGFSGKQVVANLKNRWPGLTTCRIEFPDARPGELYPEPMARALETPYNREKLATRLIEAAGGCNYLGLPAILGIHKPDKVRRELERLTGLTIFEIPTMPPAVPGIRLREMFQQIFPQKGLTLIPQQKVKKLILHKTRATLELTDNLGPVMIETKCVLLATGRFLSGGLQAGFHGIRESLLDLPVAQPESRSNWYKKRYTDRNGHPINQAGIEVDSSFRPLDDQKKVFSKNLFAAGSLLAHQDWIRGRCGAGIALGTAFKAVEAAAQYLRK, from the coding sequence ATGGTTGAACGGACACGGAACATCTCAACTGATCTGGCAGTTATCGGCTCCGGCCTGGCCGGCTTTGCCGCATCAATCTTTGCCCTGAACAGAAATATCAGAACAACCCAGGTAGGCGACAGCGGGGCGGTCACGTATACTACAGGCTACCTGGATCTTTTAGGTTATCATTTTCCCGAACCCATGGATCTTCTGGATGATCCATGGCGTGGTTTGCAGCAACTCAAAGAGTTGCACCCCAGCCATCCTCTCAGCAGAATATCTGGAAACGATATTCGTGATGCTTTCGGGCAGGTCACTGACTTCCTCAATGAGTGTGGCATTCATTACAGCAGTCCCGGTGGAAAAAACCTGCAGGCCCTGACCCCTGCCGGAACAGTGAAACCCACCCTCTGCATGCCAGAAACAATGCTGCCGGGTGTAAATGCATTTCATAACAAAAAATCTGCAGTTATTGTTGATTTCAAGGGATTGAAAGGATTCAGCGGAAAACAGGTTGTCGCCAATCTTAAAAACAGATGGCCGGGCCTCACAACATGCCGGATTGAATTTCCGGATGCTCGCCCCGGAGAACTCTATCCGGAACCGATGGCACGTGCTCTGGAAACCCCCTATAACAGGGAAAAACTGGCGACACGACTTATTGAAGCTGCAGGGGGATGTAACTATTTAGGATTACCAGCAATTCTTGGTATACATAAACCAGACAAGGTGAGAAGGGAACTTGAACGCCTCACCGGTCTAACAATTTTTGAAATACCTACGATGCCGCCGGCCGTACCAGGTATTCGGTTGCGCGAAATGTTTCAGCAGATTTTTCCGCAGAAAGGATTGACCCTGATCCCCCAGCAGAAAGTAAAAAAACTCATTCTGCACAAAACCAGGGCAACCCTGGAACTGACTGATAACCTGGGTCCCGTCATGATTGAAACCAAATGTGTTCTACTTGCCACGGGCAGGTTCCTGAGTGGTGGACTGCAGGCTGGATTCCACGGTATACGGGAATCACTTCTTGATCTGCCGGTAGCTCAACCGGAATCAAGGAGTAACTGGTATAAAAAAAGATATACGGACCGTAACGGGCACCCAATCAATCAGGCCGGTATAGAAGTTGATTCTTCCTTCCGCCCTTTGGATGATCAGAAAAAAGTGTTCAGTAAAAACCTCTTTGCTGCAGGCTCTCTTCTTGCTCACCAAGATTGGATTCGAGGTCGATGCGGAGCTGGGATTGCCCTGGGCACGGCGTTCAAGGCTGTCGAGGCGGCAGCACAATATCTTCGGAAGTAA
- a CDS encoding TetR/AcrR family transcriptional regulator has protein sequence MPDNIDEHEIATHIKNKKLVKERRRQIVDAAVKLFIRHGYHKTTTRALAKETGLSIGSIYEYITTKDDVLYLVGIAIHSEVEQGVKDALARPTESKDALAEVIREFFLVCDRMSDHVLLMYQVTHFLPEKWQKKVLGAELRITNLFIEAMKSLREMGKLPDLDDNTITLIGHNISIMGHTWAFRRWYFAKYMTIDEYIERQTEFIMSFLG, from the coding sequence ATGCCGGATAATATCGATGAACATGAAATCGCGACACATATAAAGAATAAGAAACTGGTAAAAGAGAGAAGGAGACAGATTGTTGATGCCGCGGTCAAACTGTTTATCCGGCATGGATACCATAAGACGACGACCAGGGCTCTGGCTAAGGAGACCGGTCTTTCAATCGGTTCAATATACGAATATATCACCACGAAGGATGATGTTCTGTATCTCGTGGGAATTGCAATTCATTCTGAGGTTGAACAGGGAGTAAAGGATGCCCTGGCACGTCCCACCGAGAGCAAGGATGCCCTGGCTGAGGTGATAAGGGAATTTTTTCTCGTTTGTGACCGCATGAGCGATCATGTGCTTTTGATGTACCAGGTCACGCATTTTCTGCCGGAAAAATGGCAAAAGAAGGTATTGGGCGCAGAACTGCGTATAACCAATTTGTTTATCGAGGCCATGAAATCCCTGCGGGAAATGGGGAAGTTACCGGATCTTGATGATAATACCATTACCCTGATTGGTCATAATATTTCAATTATGGGCCATACCTGGGCCTTTCGTCGATGGTATTTTGCCAAGTACATGACTATTGACGAGTATATTGAACGACAGACCGAATTTATTATGAGTTTTCTTGGATAA
- a CDS encoding phospholipase A, with protein MKAQLWDVPIYSQVSVVSLFFFFFCFSSGGIGQKCYAGDVEECMVRAMQTAEDSITIGELRLQCQKDLEEDKVARVGREKNLPLVERRIYQDRKHVLEPFTLMAHKPNYVLFASYNSSSYDATPFQEQYNNPDLECDDVEAKFQLSIKFPLLVNLGNDTFDIYAAYTNRSFWQVYNNTESAPFRETNHEPEIWVQFHPRWEFFGFTNVWNSFGINHQSNGRDGVLSRSWNRLFAWFTVERGNLAMSFKPWYRIPSDGKDENPGITDYMGHYELSASYKWQEHVFSVMSRNNLESGFHSGAVELSWSFPLWHWPFLRGYVQYFNGYGESLLDYNRYTNAIGIGFSLTDWL; from the coding sequence ATGAAGGCACAACTCTGGGATGTCCCGATATACTCTCAGGTAAGCGTGGTCTCCCTCTTTTTCTTTTTCTTCTGCTTTTCTTCTGGAGGAATTGGACAAAAATGTTATGCAGGGGATGTTGAAGAGTGCATGGTACGGGCCATGCAGACAGCTGAGGATTCTATAACCATAGGCGAGCTGCGTCTCCAGTGTCAAAAAGATCTGGAGGAGGATAAAGTTGCCCGTGTCGGTCGGGAAAAGAACCTGCCCCTGGTGGAGCGTCGTATTTATCAGGACAGAAAGCATGTACTTGAGCCGTTTACCCTGATGGCCCATAAACCCAATTATGTGCTGTTTGCTTCTTATAACAGCAGCTCCTATGATGCAACTCCTTTTCAGGAACAGTATAATAATCCTGATCTGGAATGTGATGATGTGGAAGCGAAATTCCAGCTGAGTATCAAATTTCCTCTTCTGGTCAACCTGGGGAATGATACTTTTGATATCTATGCGGCATATACGAACAGATCATTCTGGCAGGTGTATAACAATACGGAATCGGCACCTTTTCGCGAAACCAATCATGAGCCGGAGATCTGGGTCCAGTTTCATCCCAGGTGGGAATTTTTCGGCTTTACCAATGTCTGGAATTCCTTCGGTATAAATCATCAGTCCAATGGACGGGATGGTGTTCTCTCCCGCAGCTGGAACCGTTTGTTTGCCTGGTTTACCGTCGAAAGAGGAAATCTGGCCATGAGTTTCAAACCCTGGTATCGTATTCCTTCTGACGGTAAAGATGAAAATCCCGGTATTACCGACTACATGGGGCACTATGAGCTGAGTGCTTCCTATAAATGGCAGGAGCATGTTTTCAGTGTCATGTCGAGAAATAATCTTGAATCCGGTTTTCATAGTGGTGCCGTTGAGTTAAGCTGGAGTTTTCCCTTGTGGCACTGGCCGTTTCTGCGGGGCTATGTGCAGTATTTTAATGGTTACGGTGAGAGCCTTCTCGATTATAATCGCTATACCAATGCTATCGGAATCGGTTTTTCCCTTACCGACTGGCTGTAA